Genomic segment of Thunnus thynnus chromosome 21, fThuThy2.1, whole genome shotgun sequence:
ttaattacaaatgaattgAGAGCagtttcaattaattaattgagaatAGAGACAGCAGATAGATCTGAATACAACCAAGTTCATTGTTTTGATCTCAAAACTACTTTTTtctttgaataaaacatttttagattatGCCACAAaagctttattttgaaataggttttatttttttactaaaCATTTGACCGCTACGAGTAgaatttttttatctttgtagAAAAGTGCCAGAAAATGTCAAGTTCATCacatactgtgtttgtgtgttgtaagCAAATCAGGGTTTAACAAAAATGTTCTGAAGTTCCACCTGTTAAGAGCAAATAAAGAAACAGTTAAATTCACTAAATGTAGCAGGTGACACATCAGGATGTTATGAGAAAAGGTTTCGTACCTGAACAATAATGAGTTTTCTGGATGGATCTTCTGTGTTGGACAGTTCTTCACCGAAACACAGAGTGATGCTGGTCTGAGGAGGCTCGCCGCCGTTTGAGCGGAAGTTATCCAGTTCTGAACAGGAAAAGAAGTgagtttcaaaataaaagaagtgaaacacaaacatgaagtaTTCACAACATTGTTCTGTTTGTATCAtcttaaaaaactgaatattcttTGTCATCTAAAGAGTTTTTATGAGTTATGTGTCGCTTGATTTTGGTCGACTGGTCTTATACGTGTTGTGTTTCtgaatgtttcttcttctgtggtctCAATCTCAACAAGATTGTTAAATATAACCTGGTTTATAACCCTGTGTAATGATTATCAGAAGCTCTTTTAATGGTGATGTGCAGACGAGCTGGTGGATCTTTCAGGAATattcttaaaacaaattaaatcatgTTCAGATTAAATCACAGACGTGTCGTTACGGTCGTCGTGCAGGTGAAGGTTCGGCGTCTCGGTGTTTAAAGGAGGACTCACCTTGTTTGAAAGTGTCTTTGCTGAACAGCAGCACCGGCTCCGTGTTTCTCTCCATCTTGTGCAGCCCCGGCCTGGTCGTATGCGGCCCCGTCCAGAAGACCCGCCCCTGGCAGAAGCGTTTGCCGTAAACGCCCTGCGGCGTGGTGGTCAGCACCACCCCTTTCTCCATGAAGGGCAGCAGGGTGAGCAGGGCCTGCAGCTCGGGGCCGGCCGGCAGCGTGGAGGGAGGCTCCGGCAGGGGGATGCGCGGGAACCTGCCTTTCAAGGCGGCCGACGTCGGGGGCATGAGGGAGGAAGGCAAGTACGTTATCCGGACGTCGGTGCCCTGGATCTGCCGCTTGAGGACCTCCTGACCTAAATAGTGAACCGCCACGTTCAAGGAGTCCTGAGCTGCAGACGAAGAAACAGAGATGGAGACGTTTTAGTCAAAAAGCTACAAAAAAGAGGCGGTGAGCTGGAGATCGTCCAGCATTTCTAGGATGTTTTTTATAGTTAAAGATCTGCTCCAGAcatgaacatttaatatatctgcacatttacaggtgtctgtttatattctggggctctactggaatatctcctcatttatctcatactggctctttatgcagctcctcagttcagcctctcattgtatgtgcactggaggcttcatgttAGTTACACACTGGACCACAAAtggctccaaactggttgtgatgtcacaaactcTGCTCATAGGAAAACAGTTCTCTAGTGTCAGACCCCACAGTCAGCTGACACTGAGAAAAGCTCATTTTTGATTCGTTCAGTACTCgttatgtacagtaaatgttttgtttattaccTCCCGGAGGAGGAGGGACGCTCTCCTCGATCCGCACGTCCAGCTGGATCTCATCGACCACTGcggagagaaataaaaagcaacGGATCAGCTGAGCGTAGCGTCTCTTTTCATTCGTTTCAGGTGTCACTTTAGAGTTAGATGGCTGGTTAGTTCATGTTTGAGATCCATATCTTAGTAAAGCAAACACCCTCCATTAGTTCAGTCTTCCTCTGCTGTCACTCACCGTCTCTTTGTATAATGGCGTCGATCTGAATCGGCTCCTCTGATTGGACGGGACTGTcgctctgcagcagcaggtcTCCAACACGCTGGGAAACACAAAGGTTGAAGGTTTTTATCCTGCAGCCCTCCTGTGTTTCTTAATCAGATATTTTCGATCATCTTTCTGagtttctcctgtttttttctacatttgcAGTGTAGCTGTACGTCTTAAATATGGATTTATTGCCACAATACAAATGTCAATGTTCCTGCATGATGAATCCTAACATCCTTAGTGATTATCTGACTCATCCAGACAACAGAATAAGACCCATAACAGCCTTTTTTCAGTGAGATTAATTTCAACGTGCTAACAGACTCACAGGGGTTAAAAGCTTGGGTGTTGCcataataaagaaaacatgttgtGATCAGATCCTATTTATAATCTTCATGTTAGAACAAGTCAGACTTGACTCAGGTTTTCCTAAATCTCAGATGGACTCTGGATGGATTTTGAAAACCCCGTTGCCATGGCTGCGACCTCACCAGCTGAGACGAGACCTCCTCGGTCTTTATCTGCTTGACCCGACCTTCGTCGTCGCTCTCCTCGTCGCTGCTCCTTCTCTTCAGCCTCCTCGTCGGTTTCTCTCTGGGTTTCTTTTCGGGCGTCACCAAACCTGAACAAACAGAAACTCTTTTTATGACACGTCGTTATCGGTCTTGGCAAACACTAGAAGAGTCTGTTGGGTTTTTGaataaacaaatttatttttgagCGATTGAAAGCGGAGCAGCTGTGCTTTGATGACTGGTTTCTACACTAAGTGTATTTGCCCCAGTAACTGGGTCAACTTTGGCTGAACTCTCTGGACCCAGTATTAGCTCACACCCTGCCCCGCTGACTCAGCAAAACAGCTGATTCGATAGTACGCTCGCTGCCCTGGCGACAAGTCACCtgatctgtttttatctttctttcgTCCTGCGGTATTAATTCATGATTTACAGATGAATTTCAGGAAACAAAAGTATTTCTCAACTTTTACTTCATCTCAAAACATCTCCACTCGCCAGGAAAAGCAATAAAAGAATGAACCAGTAACACCAGTCAGGCTTTGCCAGAGCCACCAGGTGCAATAAGGCATGACGAGTTTATTTGAATAACACCTTATAAAACACACGGTGTCTTTATATAAGACCCTGATACGCATTAAAACTGAGTTAAGAGCAAATAGACGAGAGCAAAGAGCAATAAAAATGAGTTTaagagcaataaaaataaaagaaacaccaGTTTCAGAGCAGTAAAAGATCTTCTGTCCATAATTTAAGCAGAAAAGCAGCTTTTAAATATTTCCTTGATGTTCTTATGacttaaaatgtgcaaaaaaaagcagaatttaaatacagaaatccccccaaaaaacaccagaaactATCAGGTGATGGTGTCACAAGAAGTTTTGAAACAATAGTAAGAtgaagaggagtgtgtgtgtgtgtgtgtgtgtgtgtgtgtgtgtgtgtgtgtgtgtgtgtgagtcagtggGGAAAAGGTGACGACGTGTTTCCTTTGTACAGTAAGAGACGAGAGGAAGGTTCACTGTGGTACATTTAAGACTTGTTGTGTAACGTTGTAATCAGTGTTTCGTTCTGCTGACTGAACGTTCAGAGTGTCAGTTTGTGTGATGAAGGTCAACAAGTTAAACGTAGCAACGTTTCTCTCACGTTGTTGTATTTACAGACGAGAGAAACATCTGTTTACTCAATTacaactgatcaattaatcattatCGTTAATAGAAATGCACAGAGAGACAGTAACAGTTTTACAGTCTTAATCACTGTGAGGGTCGACTGATAGTTCGTTAACATTAAGTGACTTTAATATTATAAcgatatatataataattccatcatattctgttattgttttactgttttctgttgtCTAAATTAAGCGGCGAAGATCCGTCGATCGACAGACAATTAAAAGCAAACTGttttaataatcgattaatcagtttTAGTCAGTCTGTCTTTCATCCTCTGTGACAGtgaagtgaatatctttgggttgtggacgtcatcttgggctttaagAGACATTGATCGACAAGATCgaatgactaatcgattaatcgataattGATTAGTTTGAGCTCCAGTGACGAGTTTTGTCTGTTGAAATGCAGCgaaacacttttaaaatcacattaatgatcaatttgattattttaactgtaatCGTTGCAAACGTTTGACATATTTGTGATTATACTGATGTTAAAATATTCGCATTAAAGgacaatttcacatttttaaagtgtCTTCGTCCGTCTTTTAATACTCTGATATTAATTTAATCCTCATTATTCAGCCTTAAAACCTCACAACCCAAAACttccatgttgttttttttgtgttttacaacCAGCTGGATGAATTTTAAATTGGCTGTTAAATGTGAAGCCTCCCTGTTGCTGCTGATAGACTTATCAGAATACATCCGAGGCGtctctcagctgctctcagatATAAAAAGTTGCTCCTCGGCTCTTTGTCGGACTCGTTGTTTACCACCAACATAAATAAAGGAAACGGACGCTGGTATTTTGAGCAGCGAGATGTTTACATTTGTCTGTTTGAGCAAGAATGAAGCTTCAGTATTTCATCAGGCTAGTAGGTCAAAACTTCTTCTTTCCACAGCAGATAAATACAACCAACCTCGTCCTCGTTTTATCATCTGTAAACATTCAGCGGTCACTGATGTACAGACTGACCGACTCATGAAACCACAGTGTCAACAGTGTCGGTGATATGTTCACAGTTGTAGGTTTGGATATTTGACAGTTTAATTAAGAATCAACTCTCTCTTCATCTTGTATATTGTTGATTAacgtttttttaaattagcatgagatgttgcagagttgcatgctgtaaggctgcaactaaggatcatataaaacagagaaacataTTTTGAGAAGCAGGAACTAGAGAATGTTCTCCGTTGATcaactgattaattgactgtCTAATCCGTACCGTGCACGCCCTAGATCAGATGTTCTCAATTTGTGCATTGCTGTGTGGGCGGATTTATAGCCATAGAGGAATGTTTTTTCACTGTACGTTGACATGGTAATTAATCAGAGGGCCTCCAGCCTCTCACACTCgctgtgttttattgtcttaagtgcagcagcaggaggagataAGGGGTCCCGGAGGAGAACCAGACTTCCCTGATTACATTAAAGGCATCTCTGACCCGGAGATGCCcgcttgtttttctctcccgAGTGGTGTGATCTGACaggagagatgtgtgtgtgtcatgctgAGTTGTGTAAGCTGTTGGTATCTGACTGTAAACCTGCTGCAGCGAGAACGTCTCTGATATCAGATGCTGAACTTATATATTCAAATAAGCACAACCGAAGCTGGTCGAGTTGTTATTTTATTCATCAAAGCATCGATTGGTCTGTTTCTGTATCTCTGAGACAAGAATATTCATTTCTTTCTCAAGGAGgaataattaaaatgtaaatatcaggTTGTGCCTAGTTTGGGTCTTAAATTTAGCATCTTTCTGTCGCTGTTTTCAGAGCAAACCATGAACGCAGCACAGCTAGTGTATGGTGAAGTTAGTGAGTAGAAGTGATCGATAGTTTGCAGGATTTTTCTAAATCTAAAAGAGACACCGAGCTGCGTTTAAAGTCATTTCGGTCAACTGTTTTCaactttgtggtgtttttagAGGTTTCGTTGTTGCTCATTTGCAGGATGCAGCAACGTACAGTTCACTGCTCAGTTTAATTGGTTTCATTAATTAGGCGAATAGTAGTAGCGGCACCTCCCTACATTAATATGCTACATGTTGTTATGAGAGTTATGACGTGTCGGACTTTCCTTCCTGCTCTTGAACACGTCATAGTTTTTAGCGTTGGCAGagcttttacagtaaaatatttgctgcaaatcattatattttaattttgtgggtttttttttttaacagttggATTAACAGAAGGATGATTATGAATACTTTACATATTTCTCACCCTGTTATATtgtattttgcacattttgtaagTCATGTTATTGTTGAACGTTAAGCTTTTACTCTTTTAAAACCAATTATAATGTAAGATAACGGTGATATCGAGCACTTATCAGCATTTTAATTAACGTGTAACTGCAGAACTGATGttttattaccatttattaACCAGCAGGAGAGATTTTTCACCACCTGCGAACCTGAAAGTTTCTCTTAACGGTTTCTAACTGACCTGTGAGACGTTagtcaattatttatttgatatattgtgtgtgtgggaggaatTCAAACGGTTTTAAGCTCAAGTGGAGCGTGCGGAGCGTCTGGATCAGTGTCTCACCCTGCTCGCTGATGGGGACGAGGCGGTAGACCTTGTAGGGCTCTGAGATGTCCAGCTGAGCTCGTTCGTTCACCTCTGTGAACTCCGGACTCTTGTTGAGGGCGCAGCGCAGACGAGTCTTCCAGGACGCCGGGTTGTCGCGCCCCTCCTCCGTCAGTTTCCCCTTAAACTCCGCCCACGCCTGCAGAGGACACAGGTTTCACAGTGTCAAGTGATGTTAAGTGTTTTGAGAATTTAGAGTTTAGAGCCGGTAAACGCATGTTGACCTTGAAGATGGCGGCGTCCTCGTCTTTGCGGAAGTCCTGTTTCCCCGCGTGTTTCCACGGGATGCGGAACATGGTTTTAGCATCGTCGTCCCACACCAGCCCCGGATATTTACCGCTGCTGACCTGCAACAgcaacaaagtaaaaacacttaaacacaACTTAAAAACTGTCTCACAAAAAGCAGCAAGTAGTCGGCGTCACatttcagaaaatattcacatttgagaagctggaaccagaaaatttttgtattttttcttaaaaaatggtttaaaaccATTAATCAGTCATCAAAGTAGATGGTGATTAATTTTTGCAGCTctaaagaaaagtaaaatataactttcttctgtcttcttgtGTCTTTCTAGGTTGGGATGTTTTCTATCATCACTATAACACTGTAGAacttatttatttgtactttactgcagtattgctacttttacttaagtaaaaaatcAACATATGGTGTCACAACTGTTTCCCCCCAAAGAACAATCAAAACACATCCTTACTTCagattaaatactgtatgtaaacataAGAGGCCAAAAAATACATCAGGATGCTAAATTAGAAGTAATATGCAGTgttggaaagtaactaagtactgcacttaagtacaattttaaggtatttgtactttacttgagtatttccaagtgatgctactttatacttccactccactacatttcagagggaaatattgtactttctactccactacatttatttaacagctttagttacttttcagatgaagatttgacacaatggataatataacaagcttttaaaatacaacacattgttaaagatgaaaccggtggtttccaacctttttgacttttgacatcttacaaaaagcagtgtgtagtcggggtcacatttcacatgtctatgagttgttaacagctccaccaaatagtgatttttccctcttaacttctcacatgctttcatttacataaatgttcaaatgatccaatatttcacgaCCCCTcggatttatctgctgaccctttggaggggccccgacccctaggttgggaaccactggactaaactagctaactgtatataaagtagtgtaaactagctccacctccagcagctacaacagtaacatgctgctctaacactgatgcttcactattaataatctaatgatgtcatatataataatatattagtcagagggaccaaaccactacttttactgcaatactttaactacatcaagctcataatacttatgtacttttactgcaatactttaactacatcaagctcataatacttatgtacttttactgtagtaggattttacATGCAGTacatgtaatggagtatttgtacattgcagtattggtacttttacttaaatagaTGATCTGACTGGTGTTTATAACCTTTTATCAGTAAAACAAGTAAAGTCTTACTGAAGATTTTAGTCCTCAATATGTGCAGTTGCGTGTATATTCAGTCTCAGTGGagccccctctctccccctctctccccctccctctctcttctattttccctttccctctccttcatcatcctcctcctcctcctcctcttcctcaccccCCAGCTCACTCACACACCCTCAAACAAacgaataataataaaaaacaagaaaccaACACAAACTCACCTGTTCAACGATCCAGTTGCGCAGTCTGCGAGTGGAGCGCATTCTCCCTCCTGCCATGTCTCCAAAAAAgcaccaaaaaaaccccaccacacacacacacacacacactggcacaaacaaacaaacaaaaacaaataaacagccaCCGTGAGCAGACACATCACAGCCCGTATACCTccactgacagaaaaaacacttccttcttcttttttttcaaagtgtaaaacagcaactaaactgCACGATCGAGTCGttttaatgcacattttgaaATCCGCTGTCAACAACACGTTAAACCCACAAcatccaaaatgtttccttattaaaaaaaaaaaaaatgctgcccGCTTCTAGagactaaatatataaatgatcGGAAGAAACATCCGCTTTCGCTtgatatttataaatatatcaaatatagaCGGAGAGGTGTTGGATTTAGGAAGTAGGTTTAAGTTTCGTTTACCTCGGTTGCGTTTCCTCCGCGGTGCTTGCAGAATGTGACAGACGGTCAGTGCTGCTCGATGCTGCCGCTTCACAGGCAGCAGACTCTCCTTTTCCCAGAAGTCACGTGACTTACGAGAAACGGGTCCGCGTGCGGCCCGCGAGGGGGCGACAAACACACCGGAAACACCGTGTATTGTGCAGGTTATGTATTATGTAACACATCAAAgcagtgttttatttaagttatttcTTATATGttcccctctttttttaaaaaatatctacattactttaaaaaataaaatacagtgtttccggttgtatttacatttatgcTCCATTTCCTAAAACTccaaacacaaatgcataacTGTACATTCAAAAGTCATGAATAACCTCTTTACATGATGAATacaatataaagaaaaacaatacatGTATATGTGTTAAAATAGTTTAATTCCTCAGTgttctgcattaaaataaactgaaattgagtgaaaaattattgtaattattgtataaatttattgtaaaaattTGCAAAGAATGTAGAATACAGTAAACATATAGTTACATCTAAGCCAAACTTTGCTTTCAGATCTCACAAAAAAGccataaaatacacaaaaagtgTGTAGTTggtgtcacatttgagaagctggaatcagaaaatattttaaacgattaatcagtcACCAAAATAGTTGGTAacttaaaagtaaagttaaaaaaaagtaaagtaaaatgtaaGTCCCTGTGTCTCTCTAGGTTATAACACTGTAGAACTTATTAATTTTTACTTGACTGCAGTGTTGctacttttacagtttttttttctcaactgcTGAGACGCATTTCTTCTTAATTATGCCTCATTTCcctaaacacaaacataactgCATACTCAAAAACGGTGTAATCTTACATCTAAACCAAACTTCAAACTTCACACAAAAGCCAtcagatacacacataaaaaaacaaaacaaaaaaaaacagctgttacACACTGGTTAGATCAATTCAAAACACGTTAGTGTAAAAACCTGATCCTGGAATGACTAATGGTTTACTAGTTTCCTCCCAGAACAACCTCtttacatgatgaacacaatataaagacacaacacatgtatacatctttaaaaatgtttaattcctcagtttactgttgtaaaataaactgaaattgagtgaaaaagtaaacatacagtaaatttccatgtatttactgataaaaaacaataaaaacagtttgtacataaagaaataaatcacatttattctgcCTTCAGGTCTTTGTGGGTgaactgacctttgaccccgtTATCTCTCTATCCTGAGCTTCTATTGGTGAGTAATTTAgacttttatgtgttttattatgtgttaATTGTGTGTTAACTGGTTTCCGGCTGTGATATTGAACGTTAGGTCTTTTCTAAACGAGAACTTGAGTGAAAACAGGAGAATCTTAGGTGTTTATAGTTTTAATAGATGGCGTCATGGGGCTCAGTTATAGCGTGTAAGAGATCGAGAAAAACTgtaaagaggaaatgaaagagaaggaaaacacacacagactaataaaacatctaaaagatAAAAGTCTGTggactaatttgtgtcagtttaggggtccttggcTTAAATGTCccaatttatatatatatatatatatatatatatatatatatatatatatatatatatatatatatatatatatatatatgtataaatgtccacattacttaaaaaatacagtgttttatcactcataatatttatttacactattatatttatacacagtttcctgttttatctaaagggaaacagaaacaggagaaGTTTTGGACAATAAGGATGACTGAGGGAAAAGATAAAGGAAGAGAATTAATATTCCTATTCTTAGGtttattttatgtctctttTATTGAGTATATACATATCTTtatcaatttttatttacacaacaagctactgtatgtatatatgtatatatatgtatatatgtatgagCTTCTTTGGCTCAATAAAAATAtctgagaacaaaaaaaaaatacagggtTTTCAAAAAAGTCTcagtatttaattattttaaagttgATAGTATTCAGTTCTGATCTTGTGACAGTGAAGAAGTTTCCTTcatctgttgctcttcctgaagtatcttcctcttttttcacATTAAGGTAAATTTGTGtgtaaatttcagctgtaaaaattagagaaaaatacaaatctaAGAGAGTACAAGTGGAATTTAAGAAAGTATTTAGAGTTTCAGATGTATTTCTgtgcaatataatgtatatttgtatatatctactgtatatatattcattcatctcttatttttctcttctctctgtccttttttaCAATTATAATCTTTAATTAGCAGCAAACATCACTCCTCCCTTCAACAGTTAGTTATTCTCTGCTTACTCTAGAAGTATTTTCATTCTTAGTAAAtcaaatttaacaatttaacaaagtaaaagtcctgcattcaaaatcttacttaagttaaaattgtacttaagtgcagaaATGACATGAAAGTGACATGAAATCGTCTTTCTGCAGCGTCAAAACGTTATTATGGATCAATTTCACACTTGTTGCAGCAAAGTGAACAAATCCACTTTTCCACTCCATcgttatttattaattaagtttatttctcatttctccatcaaaaataaagcagcacagaaaaacaaaactctgatAGAATAAACTTTCAACAAAGGCCTCAACTCTCAAAATATCAGCACTTTATTTAGATAGTAAATAATTCTTTAATATCCTCCGACATTATGACACAGATACTTAACATACATCTCCAAAATAGTTCTCTGAAAACCTCTGAGCCTCCAGCCAGCTTATAAAAAAGAGCCTTTCTTCATTCAGGTATAAGAGATCGATATTCAAACCTCAGTCACCATAAATAAGTTGATTTttgaagacagaaaacatcagatgtacttacaacattttgcaaaaaaCTGTCTGAGATAAACTGAGTAGAAAATCACAAAGAAGCAGGTAATTCCTTTCcaacagcttcttcttcttctctctttaaaatctgtttctttatGATCAACAGgaacataaaacattaacctTCGACTGTGAGAACAGGccatgtaaatgtgtttttttttaatatcagacACAGCAGTCTGTGATTGGTCAGAGCTGCAAACCAAATACGGcacttcatttaaatttttgCTGTTCAAAATCCTCCGTGTGTATAAATTCTCCATCATCACATCTCTCTCTGGATGTTTCAGGTTGATTTCTGCGCTCCGTTCAGGAGTCTTTATTTGTTTCGAGGAACTTTTTCTCCAAGAGGAACCTCCATCAGTCTCTGTGAGGAGgaataaaaaacacaagttcTTTGTTAAACATGATTTATACACAAAGTGTTGCATAAAAAAGGCAGAGAGCCACATTCACAGCCACacatggagagaggaggaggaggaggaggccagaATCATTCTGCCAGTAAACcatcctccttcttcttcttcttcttcttctgaagTTTGAGTAAGACGCCCCCGACCTGTGAGGCGAGGTTTCTCACCGTGAGCAGTCGAGCGTGGTAAGCGTTGTCATCCTcgttctc
This window contains:
- the irf9 gene encoding interferon regulatory factor 9 isoform X2 — translated: MAGGRMRSTRRLRNWIVEQVSSGKYPGLVWDDDAKTMFRIPWKHAGKQDFRKDEDAAIFKAWAEFKGKLTEEGRDNPASWKTRLRCALNKSPEFTEVNERAQLDISEPYKVYRLVPISEQGLVTPEKKPREKPTRRLKRRSSDEESDDEGRVKQIKTEEVSSQLRVGDLLLQSDSPVQSEEPIQIDAIIQRDVVDEIQLDVRIEESVPPPPGAQDSLNVAVHYLGQEVLKRQIQGTDVRITYLPSSLMPPTSAALKGRFPRIPLPEPPSTLPAGPELQALLTLLPFMEKGVVLTTTPQGVYGKRFCQGRVFWTGPHTTRPGLHKMERNTEPVLLFSKDTFKQELDNFRSNGGEPPQTSITLCFGEELSNTEDPSRKLIIVQVELQNIFVKP
- the irf9 gene encoding interferon regulatory factor 9 isoform X1, which produces MAGGRMRSTRRLRNWIVEQVSSGKYPGLVWDDDAKTMFRIPWKHAGKQDFRKDEDAAIFKAWAEFKGKLTEEGRDNPASWKTRLRCALNKSPEFTEVNERAQLDISEPYKVYRLVPISEQGLVTPEKKPREKPTRRLKRRSSDEESDDEGRVKQIKTEEVSSQLRVGDLLLQSDSPVQSEEPIQIDAIIQRDVVDEIQLDVRIEESVPPPPGAQDSLNVAVHYLGQEVLKRQIQGTDVRITYLPSSLMPPTSAALKGRFPRIPLPEPPSTLPAGPELQALLTLLPFMEKGVVLTTTPQGVYGKRFCQGRVFWTGPHTTRPGLHKMERNTEPVLLFSKDTFKQELDNFRSNGGEPPQTSITLCFGEELSNTEDPSRKLIIVQISLPWAERQVQNAQSIYESITILQSLASQSPLGEITLNLVTVPTPIAEAV